Proteins encoded in a region of the Anopheles ziemanni chromosome 2, idAnoZiCoDA_A2_x.2, whole genome shotgun sequence genome:
- the LOC131294795 gene encoding tubulointerstitial nephritis antigen-like, protein MLPSVVFVLLVAFTGIHANRFRNEFPGPYCAARNDQCCRDRQDGCAQPISTTLCYCDEFCERGEHGDCCPDYEEVCMGITSPPQQLLSCVHKKRYFTPYDPPVVDNCNTCKCNYDGSVTCTDNVCLVDDEILTQLYHLERSVGWKATNYSEWWGRTYDEGKVLRLGTFQPKYRVKAMKRLSNKGGALPSHFDASEHWPGLIAEARDQGWCGSSWAFSTATMSSDRFAVMSKGREMAQLAAQQMLACVTRQQACKGGHLDTAWQYLRKVGVVNEECYPYIAAQNACKVHRDDTLITANCELPQTVNRTQMYKMGPAYSLNNETDIMSEIKERGTVQALMRVHRDFFSYKSGVYRHSAAATAADERAAFHSVRLIGWGEERVGYDVVKYWIAINSWGPWWGENGRFRILRGSNECDIESYVLASNPYVHEHVQAVRKVGELQELIVGTGYVPHPSHRYPPYGRSG, encoded by the exons ATGCTACCATCGGTGGTGTTTGTCCTGCTGGTAGCTTTCACCGGCATTCATGCAAACCGATTCCGGAACGAGTTCCCGGGACCATATTGTGCTGCCCGGAACGACCAATGCTGCCGGGATCGTCAGGACGGTTGTGCGCAGCCGATTTCGA CAACACTTTGTTATTGTGATGAGTTCTGTGAACGAGGAGAACATGGAGACTGCTGTCCAGACTACGAGGAAGTCTGCATGGGCATAACTTCGCCGCCGCAACAGTTGCTGTCCTGCGTGCACAAAAAACGTTACTTCACACCGTACGATCCGCCAGTGGTGGACAACTGCAACACTTG caAATGTAACTATGACGGGTCGGTGACGTGTACAGACAACGTGTGCCTGGTCGATGATGAGATCCTTACTCAGCTGTATCATTTGGAGCGATCCGTCGGTTGGAAGGCAACGAACTATTCGGAATGGTGGGGCCGTACGTACGACGAGGGCAAAGTGCTGCGACTGGGAACATTCCAGCCAAAGTACCGCGTGAAGGCAATGAAACGGCTCAGTAACAAGGGAGGAGCTTTGCCGTCACATTTCGATGCTAGCGAGCATTGGCCAGGACTAATTGCGGAAGCACGTGATCAAG GATGGTGTGGTTCGTCGTGGGCGTTTTCGACGGCTACAATGTCTTCGGATCGGTTTGCAGTAATGTCCAAGGGGCGAGAGATGGCTCAGCTGGCCGCGCAGCAGATGCTGGCCTGTGTGACACGCCAACAGGCGTGTAAGGGTGGACATTTGGACACGGCATGGCAGTATCTGCGTAAAGTGGG agtggtcaaTGAAGAATGCTATCCCTATATTGCGGCCCAAAACGCTTGCAAAGTACACCGAGACGACACGCTGATCACTGCCAACTGTGAGCTTCCGCAGACGGTCAACCGTACGCAAATGTACAAAATGGGCCCGGCATACAGTCTGAACAACGAAACAGATATTATGAGCGAAATTAAGGAGCGTGGAACTGTTCAGG CCCTGATGCGTGTACACCGCGATTTCTTCTCCTACAAGAGTGGTGTCTACCGCCATTCGGCAGCGGCAACAGCGGCAGACGAACGAGCCGCCTTCCACTCGGTCCGTTTGATCGGATGGGGAGAGGAACGGGTCGGTTATGATGTGGTGAAGTACTGG ATTGCCATCAACTCCTGGGGCCCTTGGTGGGGCGAGAACGGTCGCTTCCGTATTCTGCGAGGATCGAATGAGTGCGATATTGAAAGTTACGTGCTGGCCTCGAACCCCTACGTACACGAGCATGTCCAGGCGGTGCGCAAAGTCGGGGAGCTGCAGGAGCTGATCGTCGGAACGGGCTACGTTCCGCACCCTAGCCACCGGTACCCACCGTACGGTCGTAGCGGCTAA
- the LOC131282301 gene encoding vacuolar protein sorting-associated protein 35 codes for MYLWNSANLDNSALYRRPTQPQTPINSVDEQDKLLNEAVTVVRAQSFQMKRFLDKDRLMEAMRCASTMLGELRTSLLSPKSYYELYMAITDELRHFEHYLLDEFQKGRKVPDLYEHVQYAGNIVPRLYLLITVGLVYIKTNSSLKRSILKDLVEMCRGVQHPLRGLFLRNYLLQCTRNILPDTTLVGASGDENEGTVIDAIDFVLTNFAEMNKLWVRIQHQGHSSERARREKEREELKILVGTNLVRLSQLESATLEIYQRLILPGILEQVVSCRDAIAQEYLMECIIQVFPDEFHLQTLDPFLKSCAQLQPGVNVKNIIISLIDRLALYNQRNGKITQTSTGATEVISAIPAEVQLFEVFSTQIANIVQLRTDLPMEDTVSLQVALVSLAQKVYPDRVDYVDKVLETTTQILERLKLSNISHSLSVNQELSRLLRLCVDFYNNILTILELKFFTPLLEKFDYTSRKALALYIVMNILENETLIPMAEQVDSVLTIISPLIRDQDDQPADVRVNMEDFAEDQGIVGRFVHLLRSDDPDTQYKILIAARKHFGMGGQQRIRYVLPPLVFQAYQLAYKYKSIVAEDEMWDKKCQKILQFCHSTIAVLAKSELPELALRLYLQGALCIGHIAYTNHEAVAYDFMTQAFSLYEDEISDSKSQFAAITLIISTVEQMTCFSEENAEPLRTSCALAASKLLKKPDQCRAVVTCASLFWSGKQNGQELRDEKRTLECLKKAAKIASQCLDVGVQLQLYVELLNHYLFYFTRGNTQITISMLNQLIAKINEELPNLEPTEETKQVEMHYQNTLAHIRSRMEATDNTGLEASFAGIALN; via the exons ATGTATCTATGGAATTCAGCCAACTTGGATAACTCGGCGCTTTATCGTCGTCCTACGCAG CCACAAACACCGATAAACTCTGTGGACGAGCAGGATAAACTGCTGAATGAAGCGGTGACGGTGGTACGGGCACAGTCCTTCCAGATGAAGCGGTTCCTAGACAAGGACCGGCTAATGGAGGCGATGCGTTGTGCCTCGACAATGTTGGGGGAGCTGCGGACCTCACTGTTGTCGCCCAAAAGCTACTATGAGCTGTACATGGCCATAACGGACGAGCTGCGACACTTCGAGCACTACCTGCTGGACGAGTTTCAGAAGGGCCGCAAGGTGCCGGATCTCTACGAGCACGTGCAGTACGCGGGAAACATCGTCCCCCGACTGTACCTGCTCATCACCGTCGGGTTGGTGTACATTAAGACGAACAGTTCGCTCAAACGCAGCATCTTGAAGGATTTGGTCGAAATGTGTCGCGGCGTGCAGCATCCACTGCGGGGCCTTTTCCTGCGCAACTATCTTCTGCAGTGCACACGCAACATTCTCCCCGACACGACGCTGGTGGGCGCTTCGGGTGACGAGAACGAGGGCACCGTGATCGATGCCATCGACTTTGTGCTGACCAACTTTGCCGAGATGAACAAGCTGTGGGTACGGATCCAGCATCAGGGCCACTCGAGCGAGCGCGCCCGACGGGAGAAGGAACGTGAGGAATTGAAAATCCTGGTCGGCACTAATCTGGTGCGCTTGTCGCAGCTGGAATCGGCCACGCTGGAGATCTACCAGCGGCTCATACTGCCGGGAATATTGGAGCAGGTTGTCAGCTGTCGGGATGCGATCGCTCAGGAGTATCTGATGGAGTGCATCATCCAAGTGTTTCCGGACGAGTTTCATCTGCAAACGCTCGACCCGTTCCTCAAATCGTGCGCCCAGCTGCAGCCGGGTGTGAACGTGAAGAATATCATCATTTCGCTGATCGATCGGCTCGCGTTGTACAACCAGCGCAACGGGAAGATCACGCAAACGTCCACGGGGGCGACCGAGGTCATATCCGCCATTCCGGCCGAGGTGCAGCTGTTCGAGGTGTTCAGTACACAGATTGCCAACATCGTCCAGCTGCGCACAGACCTGCCGATGGAGGACACGGTCTCGCTGCAGGTGGCCCTCGTTAGTCTCGCGCAGAAAGTGTACCCAGACCGGGTGGACTACGTGGACAAGGTGTTGGAGACAACTACTCAAATATTGGAGCGACTTAAACTCTCCAA cATTTCACACTCGCTTTCGGTGAATCAGGAACTTTCTCGATTACTGCGCCTGTGTGTGGACTTCTACAACAACATCCTGACGATACTCGAGCTCAAGTTCTTCACTCCCTTGCTGGAAAAGTTCGATTACACTTCGCGCAAAGCGTTGGCCCTGTACATTGTGATGAACATTCTCGAGAATGAAACGCTCATTCCGATGGCGGAGCAGGTGGACAGCGTGCTCACGATCATCTCGCCGCTGATCCGCGACCAGGACGATCAGCCGGCGGACGTGCGCGTCAACATGGAGGACTTTGCCGAAGATCAGGGCATCGTCGGACGGTTCGTGCATCTGCTCCGCTCGGACGATCCCGACACGCAGTACAAAATACTGATCGCCGCTCGGAAACACTTTGGCATGGGTGGCCAGCAGCGCATACGGTACGTGCTGCCACCGCTCGTCTTTCAGGCGTACCAGCTGGCGTACAAGTACAAATCGATCGTCGCCGAGGACGAAATGTGGGACAAAAAGTGTCAGAAGATTTTGCAGTTCTGCCACAGCACGATCGCGGTGCTGGCAAAGTCCGAGTTGCCCGAGTTGGCGTTGCGGTTGTATCTGCAGGGTGCGCTGTGCATTGGCCACATCGCTTACACCAATCACGAGGCGGTCGCTTACGACTTTATGACGCAg GCCTTCTCGCTATATGAGGACGAAATTTCCGACTCGAAATCACAGTTTGCTGCCATCACGCTCATCATATCAACTGTCGAGCAGATGACCTGCTTCTCGGAGGAAAACGCTGAACCACTGCGAACAAGCTGCGCATTGGCCGCATCGAAGCTGCTGAAGAAGCCCGACCAATGTCGCGCCGTCGTCACGTGCGCAAGCTTATTCTGGAGCGGAAA ACAAAACGGGCAGGAGCTTCGAGATGAAAAGCGCACGCTGGAGTGTTTGAAGAAGGCGGCAAAAATTGCATCCCAATGCTTGGATGTCGGTGTTCAGCTGCAGCTGTACGTGGAACTGCTGAACCATTATTTGTTCTATTTCACCCGTGGTAATACCCAGATCACCATTTCGATGCTCAATCAG TTGATTGCGAAAATCAACGAAGAGCTTCCCAATCTCGAGCCCACGGAGGAGACGAAGCAGGTGGAGATGCACTATCAGAACACGCTGGCCCATATCCGCAGCCGGATGGAAGCAACCGATAATACCGGCTTGGAGGCATCGTTTGCTGGCATTGCTCTGAATTAA
- the LOC131282171 gene encoding uncharacterized protein LOC131282171 → MTSTNKNTSSSQQSATAAAAGMVAIGIDFGTSFSSVGIYRNGKFEIMANEAGNHRIPSVVAFTEKTRLIGEEALVQADLDPANCVLEVKRILGRLKREGAGLKVQFKGETKSYQPEEICGIILAHLRSMAERQLGEKVTSAVIAVPAQFSDGQRQAILDAATIAGLTVLRLINEPTAAAISFGLNKKLIGEQYVLVCSFGGGFLDVSIVTIYNGIFQVKASSGDTQLGGADIDTRLVEHFVKELRETRGIDISHNAVAIRKLRKACEQAKRTLSYTSQVTLEIENLHEGHKLSATVSKELVDELCKDLFERIMLHVEMALRRARKDRFAVHEIMLVGESSRIPRVQIMLSEFFDRRSLNSAVNSDEAVVIGAAIAAGILAGDKSCSIQDMLWWDLVPRSIGMIGEGEDGDQESPRILISRNSTLPLKVRHRVRHVREVKRLYEGESAIVSDNITLGRLKLEGNFSEDLEDVGLSFNVDLNGVLHVMVEGNIELKATLDKGRLERYEIDRIVYEHKRLLLEMERGMEKVEEEAERKLKEASSPTASLIGNDREEVGPDGTLVGTWDRFAEWLHCICVVTFDLELGQAMELIYPQHVTLAEQEKMNICYLAFPDSNSGCMGDSQFHIRLRVSSGSENSTLPKGLQEFNGNCMPVHRADPGHFWGFVYFRQIKDSSLKRGYFQKSLVLLTRLPFVNLFYELCSVIAPAYFSNGEPTLEAVCDSICKWPSLLSDDPLALPLLGSTYEVSIPKQNGKNSIPPVVPLVDCLPPSKPGNAPARRIISSVHEIDIFKSLQFFLPHIHLLWELVLTGEPIIVTGTSPTDCAHMVQSLTSLISPLAYCAESRPYFTIHDTEFKEFTQSKNGHPSIILGVTNPFFAKTLQHWPHTIRLQDSTEAQLLARQKQHHAAGAMGSATSPATSIASATGSATSDGSATLSRLSKIKQITHKLLDSSPGLYTQYKPFVQKDKAFIKKILLGLKTDRPLSVQSALLRRHLLELTQSFMIPLERYMASLMPLQKDISPFRSAPQPNPFRQEDFLGTLDECGPQLTSTCKGDWEGLYRRFFASPNFRGWYETRYFELEQTLQVLHMQTLSESNLTEWAKGKLEVEIVDMILRLRHKLTLLQGGGSTTTTLPVQLNAKDTRDQLLRHVENMKKSLPDDLKQILGDS, encoded by the coding sequence ATGACATCGACGAACAAAAACACTTCCTCATCGCAGCAATCGGCGACGGCGGCCGCGGCAGGCATGGTTGCGATAGGGATCGACTTCGGTACGAGCTTCTCGAGCGTTGGCATCTACCGGAATGGCAAGTTTGAGATCATGGCCAACGAGGCCGGCAACCACCGCATCCCGTCGGTGGTGGCGTTCACCGAAAAAACTCGCCTCATCGGCGAAGAAGCCCTCGTACAGGCCGATCTCGACCCAGCCAACTGCGTGCTCGAGGTGAAGCGAATCCTCGGTAGACTGAAACGCGAGGGCGCTGGGCTGAAGGTGCAGTTCAAGGGGGAAACGAAAAGCTACCAGCCGGAGGAAATCTGTGGCATCATACTGGCCCACCTGCGCTCGATGGCCGAAAGGCAGTTGGGGGAGAAGGTAACCTCAGCGGTCATTGCCGTGCCGGCCCAGTTCTCCGACGGTCAGCGGCAAGCGATTTTGGATGCGGCAACCATTGCCGGGTTGACGGTGCTTCGGCTGATCAACGAACCAACTGCAGCGGCCATTTCGTTTGGCTTGAACAAAAAGCTCATCGGCGAACAGTATGTGCTGGTGTGCTCGTTTGGAGGAGGATTCCTTGACGTTTCGATTGTGACGATTTACAACGGCATCTTTCAAGTGAAGGCCAGTTCCGGAGACACCCAGCTTGGAGGGGCCGACATCGACACCCGGCTGGTGGAGCATTTTGTCAAGGAGCTGCGAGAAACTCGGGGAATCGACATAAGCCACAATGCGGTCGCGATACGAAAGCTGCGGAAGGCGTGTGAGCAAGCAAAGCGTACACTGTCCTACACGAGTCAGGTGACGCTGGAGATCGAAAACCTCCACGAAGGACACAAGCTTTCGGCAACGGTCTCGAAGGAGCTAGTGGACGAGTTGTGCAAGGACCTTTTCGAGCGCATCATGCTCCACGTCGAGATGGCGTTGAGGCGCGCCCGTAAGGATCGGTTTGCTGTGCACGAGATAATGCTCGTTGGCGAATCGTCTCGCATTCCCCGGGTGCAGATTATGTTGAGCGAGTTCTTCGACCGGCGGTCGCTCAATAGCGCGGTCAACTCGGACGAGGCGGTGGTTATAGGCGCTGCCATCGCTGCCGGCATCCTAGCCGGGGACAAGTCGTGCTCGATTCAGGATATGCTCTGGTGGGATCTAGTTCCCCGCTCGATCGGAATGATCGGTGAGGGTGAGGACGGCGACCAAGAGTCTCCTCGGATACTGATCAGTCGCAACTCGACGCTTCCACTCAAAGTGCGCCACCGGGTGCGGCACGTGCGCGAAGTCAAGCGGCTGTACGAAGGGGAAAGTGCCATTGTTAGTGATAATATTACCCTCGGTCGGCTGAAGCTGGAGGGCAATTTTAGTGAAGACCTCGAGGACGTTGGGCTTTCGTTTAACGTTGACCTCAACGGTGTGCTGCACGTGATGGTGGAGGGCAATATCGAGCTGAAGGCGACGCTGGACAAGGGTCGACTCGAGCGGTACGAAATCGACCGGATCGTGTACGAGCACAAGCGATTGTTGCTCGAAATGGAACGCGGCATGGAgaaggtggaggaggaggcagAACGCAAGCTGAAAGAGGCATCGTCTCCGACAGCGTCGCTCATAGGAAACGACCGGGAGGAGGTCGGCCCCGATGGGACGCTCGTTGGCACGTGGGATCGGTTTGCAGAATGGTTGCACTGCATCTGCGTCGTCACGTTCGACCTCGAGCTGGGACAGGCGATGGAGCTCATCTATCCGCAGCACGTGACGCTGGCCGAGCAGGAGAAGATGAACATCTGCTACCTGGCCTTTCCGGACTCGAATTCGGGCTGCATGGGTGACTCGCAGTTCCACATCCGGTTGCGcgtttcttccggatcggaaAACTCGACGCTCCCGAAAGGTCTGCAGGAATTCAACGGCAACTGCATGCCGGTGCATCGTGCCGATCCGGGCCACTTCTGGGGATTCGTGTACTTCCGCCAGATAAAGGATAGTTCGCTGAAGCGTGGCTACTTCCAGAAGAGCCTCGTGCTGCTGACGAGGCTCCCGTTCGTGAACCTTTTCTACGAGCTGTGCAGTGTGATTGCCCCCGCCTACTTTAGCAACGGCGAGCCCACTCTCGAAGCCGTATGTGATAGCATCTGCAAGTGGCCTTCGCTGCTGAGCGACGACCCGCTCGCTCTTCCCCTCCTCGGCAGCACCTACGAGGTGTCAATTCCGAAGCAGAACGGTAAAAACAGTATCCCTCCGGTCGTGCCGTTGGTGGACTGTCTTCCGCCATCAAAGCCAGGGAACGCCCCGGCACGACGCATCATATCTTCCGTGCACGAGATCGACATCTTTAAGAGTCTGCAGTTCTTCCTGCCCCACATCCACCTGCTGTGGGAGCTGGTACTGACCGGGGAACCCATCATCGTGACCGGCACGTCACCGACCGACTGCGCCCACATGGTCCAATCGCTGACCAGCCTTATCAGCCCGCTGGCGTACTGCGCCGAAAGCCGTCCTTACTTCACCATCCACGATACGGAGTTCAAAGAGTTCACGCAGAGCAAAAACGGCCACCCATCGATCATCCTCGGCGTGACGAATCCGTTCTTCGCCAAAACGCTCCAGCACTGGCCGCACACGATACGGCTTCAGGATAGCACCGAGGCGCAGCTGCTGGCGCGTCAAAAGCAACACCATGCTGCAGGGGCGATGGGAAGCGCGACTTCTCCCGCGACTTCCATCGCAAGTGCCACCGGAAGTGCCACCTCGGATGGGTCCGCGACGCTTTCTCGACTGTCCAAGATTAAGCAAATCACCCACAAGCTTCTCGACTCGTCGCCCGGTCTCTACACGCAGTACAAACCGTTCGTGCAGAAGGACAAGGCGTTCATTAAGAAGATACTGCTCGGGCTCAAAACCGACCGTCCGCTGTCCGTACAATCCGCCCTGCTCCGGCGGCATCTGCTCGAGCTGACGCAAAGCTTCATGATTCCGCTCGAGCGCTACATGGCCTCGCTGATGCCGCTGCAGAAGGACATCTCACCGTTTCGCTCCGCCCCGCAGCCGAACCCATTCCGACAGGAGGACTTCCTCGGAACGCTGGACGAGTGCGGACCGCAGCTCACTTCCACCTGCAAGGGTGACTGGGAGGGTCTGTACCGGCGGTTCTTCGCCTCGCCGAACTTCCGCGGCTGGTACGAGACGCGCTACTTCGAGCTGGAGCAAACGCTCCAGGTGCTGCACATGCAGACGCTCTCCGAGTCCAATCTGACCGAGTGGGCCAAGGGCAAGCTGGAGGTGGAGATCGTCGACATGATACTGCGCCTCCGGCACAAGCTGACGCTGCTGCAAGGAGGcggcagcaccaccaccactcttCCCGTGCAGCTCAATGCAAAGGATACGCGCGACCAGCTGCTGCGGCACgtggaaaacatgaaaaagagTCTTCCGGACGATTTGAAGCAGATTTTGGGCGATTCGTGA